One stretch of Hemitrygon akajei chromosome 18, sHemAka1.3, whole genome shotgun sequence DNA includes these proteins:
- the LOC140741545 gene encoding keratin, type I cytoskeletal 19-like, which yields MQSSFTSSTSRQTLGSRSLTGTPSRMRGSSMSGVGQGRMSSSRVSSYGMGSSLGAGLGMSSGLMSAFGGGFSGGFGGGFGGGGGFSMSSSSSSSSALTNEKETMQSLNDRLAAYLEKVRSLEKSNAELELQIREYYQQAGPANRDYSEYWATINNLRDQINELILTNSGIMLQVDNSKLAAEDFKTKFETELTIRMSVENDINGLRMMLDNLTLERSQLETDIENLKEELIYIRKNHEDELRSLRSQMSGNVSVDVKDEDSADLLKILGDIRAKHEAMVNQHKIETDEWYKQEIVTKQQEMTVNAGAIDGEKSKLTELRRSCQGLETELSTLQSIIASLERNLDEVDMRFGGERDKLQMTINGLEAELGGIRTKLMSMSAEYQQLLNIKSRLEVEIETYRRLLGGIGSKSSGQASSSSTVTKTVVREERQPVVSTKTKTITVVEKVVDGKVVSSHMEEHS from the exons ATGCAATCCAGCTTCACCAGCAGCACCTCGCGTCAGACCCTGGGATCCCGGAGCTTGACCGGGACCCCCTCACGCATGCGTGGAAGCAGTATGTCCGGCGTCGGCCAGGGCCGCATGTCCAGCAGTCGAGTCTCCAGCTACGGCATGGGCTCGTCCCTGGGCGCCGGCCTGGGAATGAGCTCCGGCCTGATGTCCGCATTCGGCGGCGGGTTCAGCGGCGGGTTCGGCGGCGGGTTCGGCGGCGGGGGAGGCTTCAGtatgtcctcctcctcctcctcctcctccgccTTGACCAACGAGAAAGAGACCATGCAGTCGCTGAACGACCGGCTGGCGGCGTACCTGGAGAAGGTGCGCTCCCTGGAGAAGTCCAACGCCGAGCTGGAGCTTCAGATCCGGGAGTACTACCAACAGGCCGGTCCCGCCAACCGCGACTACAGCGAGTACTGGGCCACCATCAACAACCTCCGCGACCAG ATCAACGAATTGATCCTCACCAACTCCGGAATCATGCTCCAGGTGGACAACTCCAAACTGGCGGCCGAAGACTTCAAGACCAA GTTTGAAACTGAGTTGACCATCAGGATGTCCGTTGAGAACGATATCAACGGTCTGCGCATGATGTTGGACAACCTGACCCTCGAGAGGAGTCAGCTGGAGACAGATATCGAGAACCTGAAAGAGGAGCTTATTTACATCAGGAAAAACCATGAAGAT GAACTCAGGAGCCTGAGGTCTCAGATGTCTGGGAACGTGTCTGTCGATGTCAAAGATGAAGACTCCGCGGACTTGCTCAAGATTCTGGGAGACATTCGGGCGAAACATGAAGCCATGGTCAACCAGCACAAGATAGAGACCGACGAATGGTACAAACAGGAG ATTGTGACCAAGCAACAAGAGATGACCGTCAACGCGGGTGCCATCGACGGGGAGAAATCCAAGCTCACTGAGCTGAGGCGCAGCTGTCAGGGGCTGGAAACCGAGCTGAGCACACTGCAGAGTATT ATCGCCTCTCTGGAGAGGAACCTGGACGAGGTTGATATGCGCTTCGGCGGAGAGAGGGACAAGCTGCAGATGACCATCAACGGGCTGGAAGCGGAGCTGGGGGGCATCCGTACCAAACTCATGTCAATGAGCGCGGAGTACCAGCAGCTCCTGAACATAAAGAGCAGGCTGGAGGTGGAAATTGAGACCTATCGCCGGCTGCTGGGCGGCATCGG GAGCAAGTCTTCTGGCCAGGCGTCAAGCTCATCAACTGTTACGAAGACGGTGGTCAGGGAGGAAAGAC AGCCCGTTGTTTCGACCAAGACCAAGACGATCACCGTCGTGGAGAAGGTGGTGGACGGAAAGGTAGTGTCTTCTCATATGGAGGAGCACAGCTAA